A portion of the Thalassotalea sp. LPB0316 genome contains these proteins:
- the pheT gene encoding phenylalanine--tRNA ligase subunit beta, producing MKFSESWLREWVNPANTSDELAHQITMAGLEVDAVDPVAGEFTGIVVGEVVECGQHPDADKLQVTKVNVGDASTDGELLDIVCGAANCRQGLKVAVAMVGAVLPGNFKIKKAKLRGQPSFGMLCSESEMGLAESSDGIIELPSDAPIGTDIREYLDLNDNTIDVDLTANRGDCLGIKGLAREVGVLNSLAVSEVEITPVAPTIDDTREIILSAPEACPRYLGRVIKGINVSATTPLWMVEKLRRCGVRSIDPVVDVTNYVLLELGHPMHAFDLNAIEGAIDVRFANKEEKLTLLDENEVTLKEDTLVISDSKKSLAMAGIFGGLHSGVNAESKDIFLESAFFAPLAILGKARQYGLHTDASHRYERGVDPQLQRDAMERATALLLEIVGGEAGPIVEAVSNDHIPAVKNVVLRREKLDQRIGMHIETAKVTEILERLGFAVNVENETWHVEVPAYRFDISIEVDLIEEVARIFGYNNIPNVSPTATLSMRQHKEAALPLTRIRQTLVNRGFQEAITYSFVDPKVQSLLHPNADVMTLPHPISSEMSVMRLSLWTGLLQSVAYNQNRQQSRVRLFESGLRFIPDESAENGVRQDNMIAGVICGTKNQEHYQLEKAPVDFFDLKGDVEAILSLTGEAEAYRFEKAEIDALHPGQTAAIFKGDELVGHIGAVHPELERKLGLNGRTLVFELALEPILTRKLPWASEISKFPANRRDIAVIVEEAVEAKKVLQLIENVGGNYLVDLNLFDVYQGQGIEPGFKSLAIAMTLQDVEKTLEEKDINDVVDRVVDTLKTELNASLRD from the coding sequence ATGAAATTTAGTGAATCTTGGTTACGTGAGTGGGTAAACCCTGCGAACACTTCTGACGAATTAGCGCATCAGATCACCATGGCAGGCCTAGAGGTTGACGCTGTTGACCCCGTTGCCGGTGAATTTACCGGTATTGTTGTCGGTGAAGTTGTTGAATGTGGTCAGCACCCTGATGCTGACAAGTTACAAGTTACCAAAGTAAACGTTGGCGATGCATCAACTGATGGTGAGTTATTAGATATCGTCTGTGGTGCAGCGAACTGTCGCCAAGGCTTAAAAGTTGCTGTCGCTATGGTCGGCGCGGTACTGCCGGGTAACTTTAAAATCAAAAAAGCCAAACTACGCGGTCAACCGTCGTTTGGTATGCTGTGTAGTGAGTCTGAAATGGGCTTAGCGGAAAGCTCTGACGGCATTATTGAATTACCAAGCGATGCACCAATTGGCACAGATATTCGTGAATACTTAGATTTAAACGACAACACCATTGACGTTGATCTAACGGCAAACCGCGGTGACTGTTTAGGCATTAAAGGTTTAGCACGCGAAGTGGGTGTACTTAACTCACTAGCGGTCAGTGAAGTTGAAATTACACCGGTAGCACCAACGATTGATGATACCCGTGAAATTATTTTATCAGCACCTGAAGCATGTCCTCGTTATTTAGGTCGTGTGATCAAAGGCATTAATGTTAGCGCAACTACACCATTATGGATGGTTGAAAAGCTTCGCCGTTGTGGCGTTCGTTCAATCGACCCAGTTGTTGATGTCACTAACTACGTATTATTAGAGCTTGGCCACCCAATGCACGCGTTTGATTTAAACGCAATTGAAGGCGCAATTGACGTTCGTTTTGCTAACAAGGAAGAGAAATTAACCTTATTAGATGAAAACGAAGTGACCTTAAAAGAAGATACCTTAGTGATTAGCGATAGCAAAAAATCATTAGCAATGGCGGGTATTTTCGGTGGTTTACACTCAGGTGTTAACGCTGAGTCTAAAGATATTTTCTTAGAAAGTGCATTCTTCGCGCCACTAGCTATTTTAGGTAAAGCGCGTCAATACGGTTTGCACACCGATGCATCTCACCGTTACGAGCGCGGCGTTGATCCTCAACTACAACGCGATGCAATGGAGCGCGCAACAGCACTTCTATTAGAGATCGTTGGTGGTGAAGCAGGTCCTATTGTTGAAGCGGTATCGAACGATCATATACCAGCCGTTAAAAATGTTGTGTTACGTCGTGAAAAGCTAGACCAACGCATTGGAATGCATATTGAAACCGCTAAAGTGACTGAAATTTTAGAGCGTTTAGGCTTTGCTGTTAACGTTGAAAATGAAACATGGCATGTTGAAGTACCGGCTTACCGCTTCGATATTTCAATTGAAGTAGACTTAATTGAAGAAGTTGCCCGTATTTTTGGTTACAACAACATTCCAAATGTTTCGCCAACGGCTACCCTAAGCATGCGTCAACACAAAGAAGCGGCGTTACCGTTAACTCGCATTCGTCAAACGTTAGTTAACCGGGGCTTCCAAGAAGCAATTACCTACAGCTTCGTTGATCCAAAAGTTCAGAGCTTATTGCATCCAAATGCTGATGTAATGACATTACCTCATCCAATTTCATCAGAAATGTCGGTAATGCGTCTGTCGTTATGGACAGGTCTCTTACAATCAGTGGCTTACAACCAAAACCGTCAGCAATCACGTGTTCGTTTATTTGAGTCGGGCTTGCGTTTTATTCCTGATGAGTCGGCTGAGAATGGCGTTCGTCAAGATAACATGATCGCAGGTGTTATTTGCGGCACGAAAAACCAAGAGCATTATCAATTAGAAAAAGCACCTGTTGATTTCTTCGATTTAAAAGGTGATGTCGAAGCGATTTTATCACTCACCGGTGAAGCTGAAGCGTATCGCTTTGAAAAAGCTGAAATTGATGCGCTGCACCCAGGGCAAACGGCCGCCATTTTCAAAGGCGATGAGCTTGTAGGCCATATTGGTGCTGTTCACCCAGAACTTGAGCGCAAGCTTGGTTTGAATGGTCGTACGCTAGTATTTGAATTGGCGCTTGAGCCGATTTTAACTAGAAAATTACCTTGGGCGAGTGAAATTTCGAAATTCCCAGCTAACCGACGTGACATCGCTGTTATCGTAGAAGAAGCGGTTGAAGCAAAAAAAGTGCTACAACTTATTGAAAATGTTGGCGGAAATTATTTAGTTGATCTAAACTTGTTCGATGTATACCAAGGTCAAGGTATTGAACCGGGCTTTAAGAGTTTAGCCATAGCTATGACATTGCAAGATGTAGAGAAAACTCTTGAAGAAAAAGATATCAACGATGTTGTAGATCGAGTGGTAGATACCTTAAAAACTGAATTAAATGCATCATTGAGGGATTGA
- the pheS gene encoding phenylalanine--tRNA ligase subunit alpha, protein MNLDDIILQAEQAVAAATSPAELDAVRVNFLGKKGQLTEQMKNLGKLPKEEKPKAGQAINQAKQQVQKLITERGELLRAEEIKAKLAAESIDVTLPGNTNDLGGLHPVTRTIERIESFFTELGFEIKAGPEVEDDFHNFDALNIPEHHPARQDHDTFYFNPKLVLRTQTSGVQIRTMEAEKPPLRIISPGKVYRNDYDQTHTPMFHQVEGLLVDKNVSFTHLKGILHDFLHNFFEEDLEIRFRPSYFPFTEPSAEVDVMGKNGKWLEVLGCGMVHPNVLRSVGIDPEEYTGFAFGMGVERLTMLRYGVNDLRAFFENDLRFLKQFK, encoded by the coding sequence ATGAATTTAGACGACATAATTTTGCAAGCCGAGCAGGCGGTTGCAGCGGCAACTTCTCCAGCTGAGCTCGATGCGGTGCGCGTTAACTTTTTAGGCAAAAAAGGCCAGTTAACCGAACAAATGAAAAACTTAGGTAAGTTACCTAAAGAAGAAAAGCCAAAAGCTGGTCAAGCGATTAACCAAGCAAAGCAACAAGTTCAAAAATTAATCACCGAGCGCGGTGAGTTGTTACGTGCCGAAGAAATAAAAGCGAAATTAGCCGCTGAATCTATCGATGTAACATTGCCGGGTAACACAAATGACTTAGGTGGTTTACACCCTGTAACTCGCACTATCGAGCGTATCGAAAGTTTCTTTACTGAGCTGGGTTTTGAAATCAAAGCCGGCCCAGAAGTGGAAGATGACTTCCACAACTTTGATGCCTTAAACATTCCTGAGCATCACCCTGCGCGCCAAGATCACGATACGTTCTACTTTAACCCTAAGTTAGTATTACGTACCCAAACATCTGGTGTACAAATTCGCACGATGGAAGCAGAAAAACCACCATTGCGCATCATCTCGCCGGGTAAGGTGTACCGTAACGACTACGACCAAACTCACACGCCGATGTTCCATCAGGTAGAAGGTTTACTGGTTGATAAAAATGTCAGTTTTACTCACCTTAAAGGTATCTTGCACGACTTCTTACACAACTTCTTTGAAGAAGACTTAGAGATCCGTTTCCGTCCATCTTACTTCCCATTTACTGAGCCTTCAGCGGAAGTTGATGTTATGGGCAAAAACGGCAAGTGGTTAGAAGTGTTGGGCTGTGGCATGGTTCACCCGAATGTTTTACGTTCAGTGGGTATTGATCCTGAAGAGTACACAGGCTTTGCCTTTGGTATGGGGGTTGAGCGTTTAACCATGCTGAGATACGGCGTAAACGACTTACGCGCATTCTTCGAAAACGATCTTCGTTTCTTAAAACAGTTTAAGTAG